The Metabacillus sediminilitoris genome window below encodes:
- a CDS encoding aldehyde dehydrogenase family protein, translating to MFRKHLFINGKWIEAQNYSILKSPYTSEPIAEIPMATKEELDEAIGAAYAARKKMAKMPIHQRSAILEKLVAFLEERSEEAAKIIALEAAKPITTAREEVKRTIQTYKFAAGEATRIGGETISMDAAPGGENRLAYTVKEPLGVIGAITPFNFPMNLVAHKVGPAIAAGNTIVLKPASQTPISSFFIAELLQEAGLPDGAINVVTGSGSVIGDGIVMDDRVNMITFTGSPAVGIGIRSRAGLKRTTLELGSNAAVIIDEGIDKAKVVPRCVQGAFSNQGQVCISLQRVYVHENEYDDFVGKLIDETKKLKVGNPLDEDTNVSALISEKDVERTISWIQEAKDGGAIVATGGYSEGNALYPTVILNTDPNMQVSCQEVFAPIVIVNKVKSVKEAIEHVNNSRYGLQAGIYTNDIAQALDAADDLEVGGVIINDIPTFRVDHMPYGGVKESGTGKEGIKYAIEEMTEMKLVVINRN from the coding sequence ATGTTTAGAAAACATTTATTTATTAACGGAAAATGGATTGAAGCTCAAAATTATTCCATTTTAAAATCTCCTTATACTTCAGAACCAATTGCTGAAATTCCTATGGCAACAAAGGAAGAATTAGACGAAGCAATTGGGGCTGCATATGCTGCGCGTAAAAAAATGGCGAAGATGCCAATTCATCAACGGTCAGCCATCCTTGAGAAATTAGTCGCATTTTTAGAAGAACGATCTGAGGAAGCAGCAAAAATAATTGCATTAGAAGCTGCAAAACCAATCACGACAGCGAGAGAAGAAGTAAAGCGTACGATACAAACGTATAAATTTGCTGCTGGGGAAGCAACTCGTATCGGTGGCGAAACAATTTCTATGGATGCTGCACCTGGTGGAGAGAATCGTCTAGCCTACACAGTTAAAGAGCCGCTAGGGGTTATTGGTGCGATCACACCATTTAATTTTCCTATGAATCTCGTTGCACATAAAGTTGGTCCCGCTATTGCAGCAGGAAACACAATCGTTTTAAAACCTGCGTCACAAACTCCAATTTCTTCTTTCTTCATTGCTGAGCTTTTACAAGAAGCTGGGTTACCAGATGGTGCTATAAACGTTGTAACAGGTAGTGGGAGTGTAATTGGTGACGGAATTGTCATGGATGATCGTGTGAACATGATTACATTTACTGGCAGCCCTGCTGTTGGAATCGGAATTAGAAGTCGTGCCGGTTTAAAACGAACAACGCTAGAGCTAGGTTCTAATGCAGCAGTCATCATTGATGAAGGTATTGATAAGGCTAAGGTTGTACCGAGATGTGTGCAGGGAGCCTTTAGTAATCAAGGTCAGGTTTGTATCTCTTTACAGCGTGTTTATGTCCATGAAAATGAATACGATGATTTTGTGGGAAAATTAATCGATGAAACAAAGAAATTAAAAGTAGGTAATCCGCTTGACGAAGATACGAATGTATCTGCTTTAATTTCAGAGAAAGATGTTGAAAGAACAATTTCATGGATTCAAGAGGCAAAAGATGGCGGGGCGATTGTTGCGACTGGCGGATATTCAGAAGGTAATGCATTATATCCTACTGTTATTTTGAACACTGATCCAAACATGCAAGTGTCTTGTCAAGAAGTATTTGCTCCAATCGTTATTGTAAATAAAGTAAAGTCAGTAAAAGAGGCAATTGAGCACGTAAACAATTCTAGATACGGCTTACAAGCTGGAATTTACACGAATGATATTGCTCAAGCTTTAGATGCAGCTGATGACTTAGAAGTAGGTGGAGTCATTATTAATGATATCCCTACATTCCGTGTCGATCACATGCCATACGGCGGCGTAAAGGAAAGTGGTACTGGTAAAGAAGGGATTAAATATGCAATTGAAGAAATGACAGAAATGAAATTGGTCGTTATCAATCGAAATTAA
- the hpaD gene encoding 3,4-dihydroxyphenylacetate 2,3-dioxygenase, which translates to MNFDIIRTARAILHVTDLEKSRDFYVKGLGLIETESDDSTIYLRGLEEHVHHSLVLKKADTPNIEVTSYKVRSEADLDSLAVFFEQRGMKTKWLEEGSQHAIGRALRVQDISGLPIEFFAKMDAAERMLQRYDLYQGAKAQRIDHFNNMVPDVQKAYDFYINELGFACSEYTADDDDKIWAAWIHRKPSVHDVAFMNGQGPRVHHVAFWLSDPMALIQGCDVLASLGYADNIERGPARHGLSNAFFLYLRDPDGHRIELYNGDYLTSDPDFKPVRWELNDKRRQTFWGAEAPDCWFNEASTVLDVHTGEQVTTAPGKLKQAKPIFVI; encoded by the coding sequence GTGAATTTTGATATTATCCGTACGGCTAGAGCGATTTTACATGTGACTGATTTAGAGAAATCTCGTGATTTTTATGTAAAAGGTCTTGGGTTAATCGAAACTGAATCTGATGATTCTACTATTTATTTAAGAGGTCTTGAGGAGCATGTTCACCATAGTCTTGTATTGAAGAAAGCAGATACTCCAAATATAGAAGTAACAAGCTATAAAGTACGGTCTGAGGCAGATTTAGATTCGTTAGCTGTATTCTTTGAGCAACGCGGGATGAAAACGAAGTGGTTAGAGGAAGGCAGCCAACATGCGATTGGACGTGCATTACGAGTTCAAGATATTTCTGGCTTACCGATCGAGTTTTTTGCAAAAATGGATGCAGCAGAAAGAATGCTTCAACGGTATGATTTATACCAAGGTGCTAAGGCTCAACGTATTGACCATTTTAATAATATGGTACCTGATGTTCAAAAAGCTTATGATTTCTACATTAATGAATTAGGGTTTGCTTGTTCTGAATACACTGCAGATGATGATGATAAAATTTGGGCAGCGTGGATACACCGTAAGCCATCAGTACATGATGTTGCATTTATGAACGGTCAAGGACCTCGAGTTCATCATGTTGCTTTTTGGTTAAGTGATCCAATGGCTCTTATTCAAGGCTGTGATGTACTTGCATCTCTTGGCTATGCAGACAATATTGAGCGTGGACCAGCACGACATGGTTTATCAAATGCGTTCTTCCTATATTTAAGAGATCCAGATGGCCACCGTATTGAGTTATACAATGGAGACTATTTAACGAGTGATCCAGATTTCAAACCAGTACGTTGGGAATTAAACGACAAACGCCGCCAAACATTCTGGGGAGCAGAAGCACCAGATTGCTGGTTTAATGAAGCATCAACAGTATTAGATGTTCATACTGGAGAACAAGTAACGACTGCTCCTGGAAAATTAAAACAAGCTAAACCAATTTTCGTTATCTAA
- a CDS encoding MFS transporter: MYKIKPKLWSFQFFQVIMITFLFFLCLHMLNVSFPVFVIDISHNPALGGMMTTAFMLAAIFTRPFISIFLHKINMKKTIIMTLIFIFLCILISYNRVSIPFLLFIRGLEGVGFGIITTLLATMATNIIPRERLGEGVGYFGMATSLGASLSPVLALSLFHSHSFNTVLLFTLMIVTGIFVGSLFIRNVHSNKQTKEDHQTNTNVSIFQFIFDKKALLPSILVFLLCVTFGGVFNFIDGLGREAGLGANVSLFFLIFMFVMLFIRPISGRIFDKKGHKMLIYPAGICGVIGLLLLGVTNNLLILLIAAVFYGVAYGTMHPTLQSWAVSQVEPNKKGTANAMILTCMDLGMAVGAPTLGMVAGQFGYKVMYSYTSLFIILLLIIYMVITRQKNSQEESVEKDKGSAINF, from the coding sequence ATGTATAAAATCAAACCAAAATTATGGAGTTTTCAATTTTTCCAAGTCATCATGATCACGTTTTTATTTTTTCTTTGTTTGCATATGTTAAATGTATCTTTTCCAGTATTTGTTATAGATATTAGTCATAATCCAGCACTAGGAGGAATGATGACGACTGCATTTATGTTGGCAGCCATTTTTACCCGCCCTTTTATTAGTATTTTTCTTCATAAAATCAATATGAAAAAAACGATAATCATGACTCTGATTTTTATTTTCCTCTGTATACTAATTAGTTACAATAGAGTTTCTATTCCTTTTTTACTCTTTATTAGAGGATTAGAAGGAGTAGGGTTTGGTATTATTACTACTCTATTAGCAACAATGGCAACGAACATCATCCCGCGTGAACGACTAGGGGAAGGAGTGGGTTACTTTGGTATGGCCACAAGTTTAGGAGCTAGTTTATCTCCAGTACTAGCTTTATCATTATTTCACTCCCATTCTTTTAATACTGTGCTTTTGTTTACCCTTATGATTGTAACTGGAATTTTTGTCGGCAGTTTATTTATTCGAAATGTTCATTCAAATAAACAAACAAAAGAAGATCATCAAACAAATACGAATGTCTCTATTTTTCAGTTTATTTTTGATAAAAAAGCATTACTTCCAAGTATATTAGTATTTTTGCTTTGTGTGACATTTGGTGGTGTGTTTAATTTTATTGACGGGCTCGGTAGAGAAGCAGGACTAGGTGCAAATGTTTCTCTCTTTTTTTTAATCTTCATGTTTGTGATGCTTTTCATTCGACCGATATCAGGGAGGATTTTTGATAAAAAGGGCCATAAAATGTTGATTTACCCTGCTGGGATTTGTGGTGTTATCGGGCTACTACTTTTGGGAGTGACGAATAATCTATTGATTCTATTAATTGCAGCCGTTTTTTATGGTGTAGCTTATGGAACAATGCATCCAACCCTTCAATCATGGGCGGTCAGTCAAGTGGAACCAAATAAAAAAGGAACGGCCAATGCGATGATTCTTACCTGTATGGATTTAGGGATGGCCGTAGGAGCTCCCACTCTCGGAATGGTGGCCGGTCAGTTTGGTTATAAAGTTATGTATAGTTATACTTCTTTATTTATTATTTTACTTCTCATCATTTATATGGTAATAACCCGTCAAAAAAACAGTCAAGAAGAATCAGTCGAAAAAGATAAAGGGTCTGCTATAAACTTCTAA
- a CDS encoding flavin reductase family protein: MDDRLFRNAMGKFATGVTVITTAVNKEAHGMTANAFMSVSLSPKLVVISIGEKAKMNEYIKESGKFAVSFLSEEQKEMSMIFAGQIKEKRNVNFKWMDELPVIDGALVNLTCNVHNSHVEGDHTLYIGEVTDISLNDGNPLSFFEGQYKNIS, translated from the coding sequence ATGGATGATCGTTTATTTCGTAACGCAATGGGAAAATTCGCAACAGGTGTAACGGTAATTACAACTGCTGTAAACAAAGAAGCTCATGGTATGACAGCTAATGCATTTATGTCAGTCTCACTTTCTCCTAAACTAGTGGTAATTTCAATTGGAGAAAAAGCAAAAATGAATGAGTATATTAAAGAATCTGGTAAATTTGCTGTCAGTTTTTTATCTGAAGAGCAAAAAGAAATGTCGATGATATTTGCTGGTCAAATAAAAGAAAAGCGTAATGTTAACTTTAAATGGATGGATGAGTTACCAGTAATTGATGGTGCACTTGTTAATCTGACATGCAATGTTCATAATTCACATGTTGAAGGTGATCATACGCTATATATTGGTGAGGTAACGGATATTTCATTAAATGATGGAAACCCTTTATCATTCTTTGAAGGACAATATAAGAACATTAGTTAA
- a CDS encoding XylR N-terminal domain-containing protein, with product MLLHEPFNVNEDEGSLYLENERMILTSSSVFGTLRKDLIENIGMDRMKGFLIRYGWNLGMNDAKKMLQKNLPSIKDILRQGPVLHMMKGYTKVKTSHLHVDYDSSGSAKSVHVEGSWFSSYEAEEHLRQFGQSKLPVCYTLIGYASGYYSGICGHTVIFKEIACKATGDETCRYVGKSLHEWGGMVDDELQYYENKTIVKELEQTYEKLLEERNNLSTTLSIHKRLSEELIRGNNLQSVVDIVFETTKHPIIIEDVEFTPISFAGLSSDRFEEVVSDFKNELQNRDHRNDYFHQTTKFSHAHHHRLVTSIVLENKIVGYCSFIYEKEAKGPTEVDQMILERVATICSLYMLNEKNSFEALERMKGYFLEQILNGHFSSKGEILKRGRYVNINLERPYYLISIKYSSYNETLENDLHFHEQIMESVFTYFKDRSNVLIGQRNGNIVVLMQIDSKGENITHVSNRFINSLEKRFIDCTFKMGISTLAKDIGRASEFYEESITALQMAASSNKMILFEDLGVVGMLIHSKNNIAIKQKAKHLLGPLYENKTDNTELIKTLYVFLSNSCNLEKTMDDLSLSMSGLRYRIKKIESLLGQEVRNPAYGYQLFITLQVLIVEGEIKLD from the coding sequence ATGTTATTACATGAACCTTTTAATGTTAATGAGGATGAGGGATCTCTTTATTTAGAAAACGAAAGAATGATTTTAACATCATCATCTGTCTTTGGAACGCTTCGTAAGGACTTAATTGAAAATATCGGCATGGATCGAATGAAAGGATTCCTTATTCGATACGGATGGAATTTAGGAATGAATGATGCAAAGAAGATGCTTCAAAAGAACTTGCCTTCTATTAAAGATATTTTGCGGCAGGGTCCAGTTTTACACATGATGAAAGGTTATACGAAAGTGAAAACTTCACACCTTCATGTTGATTATGATTCGAGTGGATCAGCAAAATCTGTTCATGTAGAAGGAAGCTGGTTTAGTTCATATGAAGCAGAAGAGCATTTACGTCAATTTGGGCAGTCGAAATTACCAGTTTGTTATACACTGATTGGTTATGCGAGCGGTTACTATTCTGGCATTTGCGGACATACTGTTATTTTTAAAGAGATAGCGTGTAAAGCTACAGGGGATGAAACATGTCGTTATGTTGGTAAATCTCTTCATGAATGGGGAGGGATGGTAGATGATGAATTACAATACTATGAAAATAAGACGATTGTAAAAGAATTAGAACAAACATATGAGAAATTGCTTGAAGAACGTAATAATCTATCTACTACACTCTCCATTCATAAAAGGTTATCGGAAGAATTAATAAGAGGGAATAATTTACAATCCGTTGTAGACATTGTTTTTGAAACAACAAAACATCCAATTATTATAGAGGATGTAGAATTTACCCCGATTTCATTTGCAGGTCTATCTTCTGATAGATTTGAAGAAGTAGTTTCAGATTTTAAAAATGAGCTGCAAAATCGAGATCATCGAAACGATTATTTTCATCAAACAACTAAATTTTCTCATGCACATCATCATCGTTTAGTTACGTCAATCGTATTAGAAAACAAGATTGTAGGATATTGTTCTTTTATTTATGAAAAAGAAGCTAAGGGCCCGACAGAAGTGGATCAAATGATTTTGGAAAGAGTGGCAACGATTTGTTCTCTCTATATGCTAAATGAGAAAAATTCATTTGAAGCACTGGAGCGTATGAAAGGTTACTTTCTGGAGCAAATACTTAACGGCCATTTTTCATCTAAAGGAGAAATTTTAAAACGTGGACGTTATGTGAATATAAATTTAGAACGCCCTTATTACCTTATTTCTATAAAATATAGTAGTTACAATGAAACGTTAGAAAATGATCTGCATTTTCACGAACAGATCATGGAGTCTGTTTTCACATATTTTAAAGATCGCTCAAATGTCTTAATTGGACAACGAAACGGAAATATTGTTGTCCTTATGCAAATCGATTCAAAAGGTGAAAACATCACACATGTAAGTAACCGTTTTATTAATTCTTTAGAGAAACGTTTTATAGATTGCACGTTTAAAATGGGGATTAGTACGTTAGCCAAAGATATCGGGCGGGCATCGGAATTTTACGAAGAGTCTATAACTGCATTACAAATGGCCGCTTCTTCTAATAAAATGATTCTTTTTGAAGATCTTGGTGTTGTCGGCATGTTGATTCATTCCAAAAACAATATAGCGATCAAACAAAAGGCAAAACATTTATTAGGGCCATTATATGAAAATAAAACTGATAATACAGAACTTATCAAAACGCTTTATGTATTTCTATCAAATTCTTGTAATCTTGAGAAAACGATGGATGATCTTTCATTGTCTATGAGTGGATTACGTTACAGAATAAAGAAAATCGAATCTTTACTTGGACAAGAAGTTCGTAACCCTGCATATGGATATCAATTATTCATCACATTACAGGTTCTCATTGTAGAAGGCGAAATAAAATTGGATTAA
- a CDS encoding FAD synthetase family protein: protein MEVVNLDHPIDLTVSLNSEPCVMALGFFDGVHKGHRKIIETAKEIAKKEKIKFTVMTFFPHPSNVISKTKKIDHYITPLPVKKEIFKCLGVEKLFIVNFNTDFSEFSHQQFVEQYIVGLKCQHVVAGFDFTYGYKGQGNMDQMVSDSNGRFDVTTVSKLEHNHEKISSSAIREMLITGEVQKIPMYLEDYYSIKGKVIRNYHINHNENVLTIKIDHSYHLPKKGLYKITAELDNSIFDGTFYVPLHNTGTIEVHLLNSHINYDEGNITMYFIEQEFGNSQIEEYENMFIVI, encoded by the coding sequence ATGGAAGTTGTAAATTTAGACCATCCTATTGATCTTACAGTTTCACTAAATAGTGAACCGTGTGTCATGGCACTTGGCTTTTTTGATGGTGTACACAAAGGACATAGAAAAATTATTGAGACTGCAAAAGAAATTGCCAAAAAGGAGAAAATTAAATTTACAGTAATGACATTTTTTCCTCATCCTAGTAATGTCATTAGTAAAACGAAAAAAATAGATCATTATATAACCCCTTTGCCTGTAAAAAAAGAAATATTTAAATGTTTGGGAGTTGAAAAATTATTTATTGTAAATTTTAATACCGATTTTTCGGAATTTTCACATCAACAATTTGTAGAGCAATATATAGTAGGGTTAAAGTGTCAACACGTTGTTGCAGGGTTCGACTTCACCTATGGCTATAAAGGTCAGGGAAATATGGATCAAATGGTTTCAGATAGTAATGGAAGATTTGATGTAACGACTGTCTCTAAATTGGAGCATAATCATGAGAAGATAAGCTCAAGCGCGATTCGAGAAATGTTAATTACTGGTGAAGTACAAAAGATCCCAATGTATTTAGAAGATTATTATTCTATAAAAGGAAAAGTAATTCGCAATTATCATATAAACCATAATGAAAATGTTTTGACAATCAAAATTGACCATTCTTATCACTTACCTAAAAAGGGTCTTTATAAAATAACCGCAGAATTAGACAATTCCATTTTCGACGGCACATTTTATGTTCCGCTTCATAATACAGGTACAATTGAAGTCCATTTATTAAATAGTCATATAAATTATGATGAAGGCAATATTACTATGTATTTTATTGAGCAAGAATTCGGTAATAGTCAGATTGAAGAATATGAAAATATGTTTATTGTTATATAG